One segment of Prionailurus bengalensis isolate Pbe53 chromosome E3, Fcat_Pben_1.1_paternal_pri, whole genome shotgun sequence DNA contains the following:
- the RSL1D1 gene encoding ribosomal L1 domain-containing protein 1 has product MKKKKKESFLDVPRNIPARLQENREQEPPLGLRRGGGLYLLRPQVVQPARFRVPALTSRLSGSRGPGETGAGSRLAPHRVGLPRGGGGGAGGRRARPPPPVPGARSSRSVQNESQVSPRPLPRLTTETRTAGAASKPRRCHIPWPDPALPDVTSEPGPAPQLPAAGLGSRVRTESPAGTARASARGGNEMEGSASTPPSSSTAASATAPETPASLDQLDQGQIRKAVEALLAHSKSRKNANGLLLNENENFFLMVVLWKIPSKELRVRLSLPHGIRSDLTDICLLTKDEPNLTPEKTERFYKKLLNKHGIKTISQIIPLRTLKTEYKPYEAKLRLLGSFDFFLTDARIRRLLPSHLGRHFYHRKKVPVPVNLLAKNLSKEINTCIGGTVLNISKSGSCSTIRVGHTGMEVQHIIDNIIAVTKRLSQKLPEKWESVKLLYVKTERSASLPIFSSFVSCQGEAKGVRTPSQKKKELKKKEKQKEYREKQKEKKRSKRLTKQARKASSAPKKEEAGPGTGGAPVKDPAPLKEARACGKKESSRGKAQNKVQDESEEELPQLVPIERTPAKENGEMQKHATGKKSPKKSPNPSAPRGKKRKALPSFETPKAAEPKTPGSSPGKKPRIKEEAGKEQNSSLGKKDPRQVTKKPGAKFFTTPSKSAKKAPHAPKQWPKKSRVPQST; this is encoded by the exons atgaagaagaaaaagaaagagtcgTTTCTAGACGTGCCTAGGAACATCCCCGCAAGGCTCCAGGAGAACAGGGAACAGGAGCCACCACTGGGGCTGCGGAGAGGCGGGGGACTCTACCTTCTGCGGCCGCAGGTGGTCCAGCCTGCACGCTTCCGCGTACCTGCGCTGACCTCCCGCCTTTCCGGGAGCCGAGGCCCAGGAGAGACCGGCGCTGGCTCACGACTCGCGCCCCACCGCGTCGGCCTCCcaagaggcggcggcggcggggcagGTGGGCGGCGGGCCAGGCCTCCTCCCCCAGTTCCAGGCGCTCGCTCGAGTCGCTCGGTACAGAATGAGAGCCAGGTGTCACCGAGGCCGCTCCCGCGCCTGACGACGGAGACTCGGACAGCCGGCGCAGCCTCCAAACCTCGCCGGTGCCACATCCCCTGGCCTGACCCCGCGCTCCCGGACGTGACATCAGAGCCCGGTCCCGCCCCCCAACTTCCGGCTGCGGGCCTGGGCTCGCGCGTGCGCACAGAGAGCCCTGCCGGTACCGCGCGAGCGTCTGCACGAGGTGGGAACGAAATGGAGGGTTCGGcttccaccccaccctcctcctcaaCCGCGGCCTCCGCCACCGCTCCAGAGACCCCTGCCTCCCTGGATCAGCTGGACCAAGGGCAG ATAAGAAAGGCAGTGGAAGCTCTGTTGGCACATTCCAAGTCGAGGAAAAACGCGAATGGATTGCTTCTGAATGagaatgaaaatttctttttaatggtggTGTTATGGAAGATTCCAAGTAAAGAACTGAGGGTCAGATT GTCCTTGCCTCATGGTATTCGATCagatttaacagatatttgtTTACTTACCAAGGATGAACCCAATTTAACTCCTGAAAAGACAGAACGGTTTTACAAGAAGCTTTTGAACAAACATGGAATTAAAACCATTTCTCAG ATCATCCCTCTACGAACTTTAAAGACGGAATACAAACCCTATGAAGCCAAGCTTCGCCTGCTGGGCAGCTTTGACTTCTTCCTCACTGATGCGAGAATCCGGCGGCTCCTGCCGTCACACCTGGGGAGACACTTCTATCACAGAAAGAA GGTTCCTGTTCCTGTAAACCTTCTGGCCAAGAATTTATCCAAGGAGATCAACACCTGTATAGGCGGGACTGTCTTGAACATCTCAAAAAGTGGTTCTTGCAG TACCATCCGCGTGGGTCACACGGGAATGGAGGTCCAGCACATCATCGATAACATCATCGCGGTCACGAAGAGGCTTTCCCAGAAGCTGCCAGAG AAGTGGGAGAGTGTGAAGCTCCTGTATGTGAAAACCGAGAGGTCCGCTTCGCTTCCCATCTTTTCCTCGTTTGTCAGCTGTCAGGGCGAAGCCAAAGGAGTGCGCACTCCTAGTCAGAAGAAGAAG gaattaaagaaaaaagaaaaacaaaaagagtatcgtgaaaaacaaaaggagaagaaaagaagcaaaaggctTACGAAGCAGGCCAGAAAGGCCTCGTCGGCCCCGAAGAAGGAGGAGGCAGGCCCTGGAACTGGCGGTGCTCCGGTGAAGGACCCCGCACCCCTGAAGGAGGCCCGAGCgtgtgggaagaaagagagcagTCGAGGAAAAGCCCAGAATAAAGTGCAGGACGAATCCGAAGAGGAGCTCCCTCAACTGGTACCAATAGAGAGGACTCCAGCGAAAGAAAACGGAGAG atGCAAAAACACGCCACAGGAAAGAAGTCTCCAAAAAAGAGTCCCAATCCCAGCGCACCTcgtgggaagaagagaaaggccCTTCCCAGTTTCGAGACCCCGAAGGCTGCGGAGCCCAAGACCCCAGGTAGCAGCCCGGGCAAGAAGCCAAGAATCAAAGAAGAGGCgggaaaagaacaaaactctTCACTGGGCAAAAAAGACCCAAGACAGGTGACCAAGAAGCCAGGGGCCAAGTTCTTCACTACTCCTAGTAAGTCTGCGAAAAAAGCCCCCCACGCCCCCAAACAGTGGCCCAAAAAGTCCAGAGTGCCCCAGTCGACCTAA